One Miscanthus floridulus cultivar M001 chromosome 11, ASM1932011v1, whole genome shotgun sequence DNA window includes the following coding sequences:
- the LOC136492074 gene encoding uncharacterized protein — translation MFDSRANFCSEVLTFEVVDFLGSYHPILGWPCYTKFMAIPNYTYLKLKMLGLNGVITMSSAFSHAFTCDREHYELATAIVNSSKLPRLEESSILVVPDCNQPTSSMAFRLLKETKVVGIDPTDPTKIVWIEA, via the coding sequence atgtTCGAcagccgagccaacttctgctcggaggttctcacctttgaggtggtggactttctaggatcCTACCAccccatcttggggtggccatgctacaccaaattcatggcaatccccaactacacctacctcaagctaaagatgctaggattgaacggcgtcatcaccatgagcagcgccttctcgcacgccttcacgtgcgaccgcgagcactacgagctTGCCACTGCGATCGTCAACTCATCCAAGCTGCCACGGCTCGAGGAATCGTCGATCCTggtagtcccagactgcaaccaaccaacctcctcgatggcctttcgactgctcaaggaaaccaaggtggtgggaattgaccccaccgacccaacgaAGATAGTTTGGATCGAGGcctag